The proteins below are encoded in one region of Polynucleobacter sp. AP-Elch-400A-B2:
- a CDS encoding heme-binding protein, giving the protein MKALLFLSSILIAGSTMATEEPKYTLLEKSEPFELRAYAPQLIAEVTVEGDLDKASGQGFRLIAAFIFGQNQVSEKIAMTTPVGIESNDQQKSAKIAMTVPVGVESAKPEKGVANQWTISFVMPSEYTLETLPKPLNPQVKIRQLPAEIKAAITFSGFYSEDTVLEKTKALEDWIKTKNMQAIGPPQFARYNPPWTLPFMRRNEVLIRVRN; this is encoded by the coding sequence TTGAAAGCACTACTCTTTTTAAGTAGCATTCTGATCGCAGGCAGCACAATGGCAACTGAAGAGCCCAAATATACCCTCCTAGAAAAATCAGAACCATTCGAGTTAAGGGCCTATGCTCCACAGCTGATTGCTGAGGTCACAGTCGAGGGTGATTTAGATAAAGCCTCAGGCCAAGGTTTTCGTTTAATAGCTGCCTTCATCTTTGGTCAAAACCAAGTGAGTGAAAAAATTGCGATGACTACCCCGGTTGGGATAGAGTCAAATGATCAGCAGAAAAGTGCAAAAATTGCGATGACCGTTCCAGTTGGCGTTGAATCTGCTAAGCCTGAAAAGGGTGTCGCCAATCAATGGACCATCTCGTTTGTCATGCCCTCTGAATACACCCTAGAAACTTTGCCTAAACCCTTAAATCCTCAAGTCAAAATTAGGCAACTGCCTGCAGAGATTAAGGCGGCGATTACTTTCTCTGGTTTTTATAGTGAAGATACAGTTTTGGAAAAAACCAAGGCTCTAGAGGATTGGATTAAGACCAAGAATATGCAAGCCATTGGCCCGCCGCAGTTTGCGCGTTACAACCCGCCCTGGACACTCCCTTTTATGCGACGCAATGAGGTGCTGATTCGGGTGCGCAATTAA
- a CDS encoding LD-carboxypeptidase: MKQIHLIAPSGASLDARSPEAGISWLGQQGIEVLNADCATRVEQRFAGTDAQRLAEINQLAKLPPQVVVVAMRGGYGLHRLLPDIDWTGIAKAVQNGLQICGHSDFTAFELGLLAKTGAVTLAGPMLNFDFACQGEQGEGITPNAFMWQHFQEAVTERSLQCKITATQQYLEQAEGQCSGMLWGGNLTVLSGLVGTPYLPSHEQTKGGILFLEDVNEHPYRIERMLIQLLDAGVLANQSAILFGGFSAYRLYDNDRGYDLDSAIETIRKRLPSDIPILTNLPFGHQAEKLTLPVGAQAHIEYRTAGFSINASW; this comes from the coding sequence TTGAAGCAAATTCATTTGATTGCTCCATCAGGAGCGAGTCTTGATGCTCGAAGTCCTGAAGCTGGTATTAGCTGGTTAGGGCAGCAGGGGATCGAAGTTTTAAATGCTGATTGTGCTACTCGGGTTGAACAGCGTTTTGCTGGTACCGATGCACAACGCTTAGCTGAAATCAATCAGCTTGCGAAACTCCCTCCACAGGTAGTCGTTGTTGCCATGCGAGGTGGCTATGGCTTACATCGCTTACTTCCAGATATCGATTGGACTGGCATAGCTAAGGCTGTTCAAAATGGACTACAGATTTGTGGCCACAGTGATTTCACAGCATTTGAATTAGGCTTGCTGGCAAAGACAGGAGCCGTCACACTAGCGGGACCAATGCTGAACTTTGACTTTGCTTGTCAGGGTGAGCAGGGTGAAGGCATTACACCTAATGCATTTATGTGGCAGCATTTTCAAGAAGCAGTAACTGAGCGATCATTGCAATGCAAGATCACTGCAACACAGCAATATCTTGAGCAGGCAGAAGGCCAATGCTCAGGCATGCTTTGGGGCGGTAATCTTACCGTCCTGTCTGGTTTAGTGGGCACCCCCTATTTGCCAAGTCATGAGCAAACCAAGGGAGGAATATTATTCCTTGAGGATGTGAATGAGCATCCCTATCGGATCGAGCGCATGCTAATCCAATTGCTTGATGCGGGTGTGCTGGCTAATCAAAGCGCAATTCTTTTTGGCGGTTTCTCTGCTTATCGTCTTTACGATAACGATCGCGGGTATGACTTAGATAGCGCTATTGAAACCATCCGCAAACGTCTTCCAAGTGACATCCCAATATTAACGAACCTTCCTTTTGGGCATCAGGCTGAAAAGTTAACCTTACCAGTGGGTGCGCAAGCGCACATTGAATATCGTACGGCGGGTTTTAGTATTAACGCTTCGTGGTAA
- the tadA gene encoding tRNA adenosine(34) deaminase TadA — MQAELDRQYMQQAIEQAMLAASAGEVPVGAVLVRDGKVISKGFNQPISNSDPSAHAEMLALRGAAQSEANYRLPGTTLYVTLEPCTMCAGAILHARVDRVVFGASDPKTGAAGSVLNVFSQKQINHQTQVEGGIMSEECGQILRQFFKERR; from the coding sequence ATGCAAGCTGAGCTTGATCGCCAATACATGCAGCAGGCTATAGAGCAGGCTATGCTCGCTGCTTCTGCTGGCGAGGTGCCGGTTGGTGCCGTGCTGGTTCGCGATGGCAAAGTCATTTCTAAGGGCTTCAATCAACCTATCTCCAACAGTGATCCCAGCGCTCATGCTGAAATGCTTGCTTTAAGAGGTGCTGCTCAATCAGAGGCCAACTACCGATTGCCTGGGACGACGCTCTATGTCACCTTAGAGCCTTGCACAATGTGCGCAGGAGCAATTTTGCATGCTAGGGTCGATCGAGTTGTTTTTGGTGCCAGTGACCCAAAAACAGGAGCGGCAGGTAGCGTTCTCAATGTATTCTCACAAAAGCAAATTAACCACCAGACCCAAGTTGAGGGTGGCATTATGAGTGAAGAATGTGGCCAGATATTGCGTCAATTTTTTAAGGAGCGACGTTGA
- the queD gene encoding 6-carboxytetrahydropterin synthase QueD produces the protein MTTQQEAISITRRLEFDAGHRIPNHDGQCRHLHGHRYAIEVTLMGVIADHPGKADDGMVLDFGEIKRLTNQYVVEPWDHAFLVAKEDAGLVEYLDSIPNHKTVVMDHVPTVENLASAAFRLLQPAFDKAFDGRLRLSSIRLYETPNCWADVSHL, from the coding sequence ATGACTACTCAGCAAGAAGCTATTTCGATTACCCGGCGCCTAGAGTTCGATGCGGGCCATCGTATTCCAAACCATGATGGTCAATGCCGCCATTTGCATGGTCATCGCTATGCAATTGAAGTGACCTTAATGGGTGTCATTGCCGATCATCCCGGTAAAGCAGATGACGGTATGGTTTTAGACTTTGGTGAGATTAAGCGTCTTACCAATCAGTATGTAGTCGAGCCATGGGATCATGCCTTCTTGGTTGCTAAAGAAGATGCAGGTTTGGTAGAGTATTTGGATTCCATTCCCAATCATAAAACTGTCGTGATGGATCATGTTCCTACAGTAGAGAACTTGGCCAGCGCCGCATTCAGGCTCTTGCAGCCCGCATTTGATAAGGCATTTGATGGTCGGTTGAGGCTATCATCGATCCGCCTTTATGAAACCCCCAATTGTTGGGCAGACGTTTCGCATTTATAA
- the queE gene encoding 7-carboxy-7-deazaguanine synthase has protein sequence MYTVKELFPTLQGEGAHTGRAAVFCRFAGCNLWSGREEDRASAICQFCDTDFVGTNGTGGGKFETASQLAESIEETWSSTAAGPQQRYVVFTGGEPLLQLDTALIDALHLLGFAIAIETNGTIKVPKGVDWVCVSPKAGSELIVLQADEIKLVIPQVGHTHIETLLARFEKMDYRNRFLQAMDGPQIQENLALAIKLCQKRPLWRLSVQTHKMIGIR, from the coding sequence ATGTATACCGTTAAAGAACTCTTTCCAACCCTGCAGGGTGAGGGCGCCCACACTGGTCGTGCAGCAGTGTTTTGCCGTTTTGCTGGATGCAATCTTTGGAGTGGTCGTGAGGAAGATCGTGCATCGGCAATTTGCCAGTTTTGCGATACTGACTTTGTAGGTACAAATGGTACAGGCGGAGGTAAGTTCGAAACCGCCTCCCAGTTGGCCGAATCTATTGAAGAGACTTGGAGTAGTACTGCTGCTGGACCACAGCAACGCTATGTAGTGTTTACTGGTGGTGAACCTTTACTCCAGTTAGATACTGCTTTAATCGACGCTCTTCATCTTCTAGGGTTTGCTATCGCTATCGAAACGAATGGGACGATTAAAGTGCCCAAAGGAGTGGATTGGGTTTGTGTTAGCCCTAAAGCGGGCTCTGAACTGATCGTCCTTCAGGCAGACGAAATCAAGTTAGTTATTCCTCAAGTAGGCCATACCCATATCGAAACACTTCTAGCCAGATTTGAAAAGATGGACTACCGCAATCGTTTCTTGCAGGCGATGGATGGGCCCCAAATTCAAGAAAACTTGGCCTTGGCGATTAAGCTATGTCAAAAACGGCCTCTGTGGCGTTTGAGCGTGCAGACTCATAAAATGATCGGTATTCGCTAG
- a CDS encoding radical SAM protein: MKILSLIPPMTQLNTPYPSTAYLTGFLRSQGFNAVQEDLALALVLGFFTVDGLAEVRDAAIKLPEENRSASVNFFLDYFSDYQSTIALAIAFLQGRDSTLAHRINSRALLPEGPRFVPLDTYGEEEGGDSLAWAFGALGSQDRARHLATLYLNDLSDVLRDAVDARFEFVRYAESLASSQPTFTPLAQALAAPPTLMDRHLQELTKTAVIKHQPSLVLLSVPFPGAMYAALRIAQTIKESYPSIKIGLGGGYVNTELRELTEPRIFDYVDFITLDSGERPLLALIEHQNGKRSQQRLVRTFIRNTDNQVRYINWQEPDVPFEEVGTATWDGLPLDSYLSLLDMLNPMHRLWSDGRWNKLTVAHGCYWKKCSFCDVSLDYISRYETASASLLVDRIEAIVAETGQTGFHFVDEAAPPKILKALAEELIRRKVIISWWGNIRFEKTFTPELSQLLAQSGCIAMSGGLEVASDRLLNLMKKGVSVDQVAQVTKGFSDAGILVHAYLMYGFPTQTVQETVDALEYVRQLFENGCIQSGFFHRFTCTVHSPVGLDPADYGIELVPLPPISFAKNDISFIDPTGVDHDALGVGLKKAIYNFMHGLGFEVKAQDWFEMPNIPKASVPRNKIAKILGYV, from the coding sequence ATGAAAATTCTGAGTCTCATCCCACCGATGACACAGCTAAACACGCCGTATCCATCGACAGCCTATCTCACTGGGTTTTTGCGATCCCAAGGATTTAATGCTGTTCAAGAGGATTTGGCATTGGCACTAGTGCTCGGGTTTTTTACTGTTGATGGCTTGGCAGAGGTGAGAGATGCAGCAATAAAGCTTCCAGAAGAAAATCGTAGTGCTAGCGTCAACTTTTTCCTGGATTATTTTTCAGACTATCAAAGTACTATTGCGCTAGCCATTGCATTCTTGCAGGGGCGTGACAGCACTCTTGCTCATCGCATCAATAGTCGAGCTTTATTGCCGGAGGGTCCGAGGTTTGTACCTTTGGATACTTATGGTGAAGAGGAGGGTGGTGATTCACTGGCTTGGGCCTTTGGTGCTCTGGGCTCTCAGGATCGGGCACGTCATCTGGCAACGCTTTATCTCAATGATTTATCGGATGTATTGCGGGATGCAGTAGATGCTCGTTTTGAGTTTGTCCGTTATGCAGAATCTTTGGCAAGTAGCCAGCCGACCTTCACACCTTTGGCACAGGCTTTAGCAGCCCCGCCAACGTTAATGGATCGCCACCTTCAAGAGCTCACCAAAACAGCCGTTATTAAACATCAACCGAGTTTGGTGTTGTTGTCAGTGCCATTTCCCGGCGCGATGTATGCTGCATTACGCATTGCTCAAACGATCAAGGAAAGCTATCCAAGTATCAAGATTGGCCTTGGTGGTGGTTACGTTAATACTGAATTGCGTGAACTCACTGAGCCACGGATCTTTGATTATGTAGATTTCATTACCTTAGATTCTGGTGAGAGACCCTTATTGGCTTTAATAGAGCATCAGAATGGTAAGCGTTCACAGCAACGTTTGGTTCGTACCTTCATACGAAATACCGACAATCAAGTACGTTATATCAATTGGCAAGAGCCTGATGTTCCCTTTGAGGAGGTTGGTACCGCAACTTGGGATGGATTGCCATTAGATTCTTATCTATCATTATTGGATATGCTTAATCCGATGCATCGACTTTGGAGCGATGGTCGCTGGAATAAGCTGACCGTTGCTCATGGCTGCTATTGGAAAAAATGTAGCTTCTGTGATGTGAGTCTGGATTACATCTCGCGTTACGAAACTGCTTCAGCCAGTCTATTGGTTGATCGCATCGAGGCAATTGTTGCAGAGACCGGTCAAACTGGATTTCATTTTGTAGATGAGGCTGCACCACCGAAGATTTTGAAAGCACTTGCTGAAGAATTAATCCGCCGCAAGGTAATCATTTCTTGGTGGGGCAATATTCGTTTTGAAAAGACCTTCACTCCTGAACTATCCCAATTACTGGCGCAAAGTGGCTGCATAGCCATGTCTGGCGGCTTAGAGGTGGCTTCCGACAGATTACTCAATCTCATGAAAAAAGGGGTTTCAGTAGACCAAGTAGCCCAAGTGACCAAAGGTTTTTCTGATGCTGGGATTTTGGTGCACGCCTATTTGATGTATGGCTTTCCAACCCAAACCGTTCAAGAAACAGTAGACGCCTTGGAGTATGTCCGTCAGTTATTTGAAAACGGCTGTATTCAGAGTGGATTTTTTCATCGTTTCACTTGTACCGTGCATTCGCCAGTAGGGCTTGACCCAGCAGATTATGGAATTGAGCTTGTGCCATTACCCCCCATTTCTTTTGCAAAGAATGATATTTCTTTTATAGACCCAACTGGCGTGGATCATGATGCACTGGGTGTCGGTTTAAAGAAGGCAATTTATAACTTCATGCATGGCCTAGGATTTGAGGTAAAGGCTCAAGATTGGTTTGAGATGCCAAATATTCCTAAAGCCTCCGTACCACGAAATAAGATAGCGAAAATTTTAGGCTATGTATAA
- a CDS encoding ferritin-like domain-containing protein produces the protein MIELRQAALEILALTDAQIKVSRLFGLFDDYQRQLVGLNISATFSSQDLELPGRPEKPELIPPLQVPKRRMDSVEGRASLLHSLAHIEFNAMNLALDAIWRFPDMPKQYYEDWLQVAKEESHHFTLVNEYIQTLGFKYGDFPAHNSLWEMVERTTDSVIARMALVPRTMEARGLDAVPGIRDRFKQIKDDKAVEILEIILHDEIGHVFIGNRWFNYLCGNSGLSPITAYRELAKKYQAPTLRGPFNLVARQQAGFTAEELDLLRSLSDKRSQSV, from the coding sequence ATGATCGAGTTACGTCAAGCTGCGCTTGAGATACTAGCGCTTACTGATGCCCAAATCAAAGTCAGTCGATTATTTGGGCTATTTGACGATTACCAGCGACAACTTGTCGGCCTCAATATTTCTGCAACTTTTAGCTCTCAAGATCTTGAATTGCCAGGCCGCCCTGAAAAGCCCGAGCTTATTCCACCCCTACAGGTTCCCAAAAGAAGAATGGATAGCGTAGAGGGCAGAGCTTCTTTGTTGCATTCACTTGCACACATCGAATTCAATGCGATGAATCTTGCACTTGATGCCATTTGGCGTTTCCCTGATATGCCTAAGCAATATTACGAAGATTGGCTTCAGGTTGCCAAAGAAGAGTCTCACCACTTCACGTTGGTGAATGAATACATTCAGACATTGGGATTTAAGTACGGCGATTTTCCTGCCCACAATAGTTTGTGGGAGATGGTTGAGAGAACTACCGATTCAGTGATTGCCAGAATGGCGTTAGTACCCAGAACGATGGAGGCCAGAGGCCTTGATGCGGTTCCTGGAATTCGGGATAGGTTTAAGCAAATCAAAGATGATAAGGCAGTAGAGATATTGGAGATTATTCTCCATGATGAAATTGGTCATGTGTTCATTGGAAATCGTTGGTTTAATTATTTATGTGGGAATAGCGGTTTATCCCCGATCACTGCTTATAGAGAATTAGCCAAAAAATATCAGGCGCCCACTTTGAGGGGGCCATTTAACTTGGTTGCACGTCAGCAAGCGGGATTTACTGCGGAAGAGTTGGATTTGCTTAGATCTCTTAGCGATAAACGGTCACAATCAGTATGA
- a CDS encoding TspO/MBR family protein: MMIKRMVVPLAWGLTVAILGGLSTDLGPWYQALKEPFWKPPDIAFGPIWSTIFILSGVAWVAAKYCTLDAAILSRLNILFWVNGLLNILWSVLYFRLQRPDWSLYESVFLWLSVLAILLTIKKISPKYSLYMLPHLIWVSIAIVLNWDTVRLNGPFT, from the coding sequence ATGATGATTAAGAGAATGGTAGTGCCATTAGCCTGGGGTTTAACGGTAGCGATTCTGGGCGGACTATCGACAGATCTAGGCCCATGGTATCAAGCCTTAAAAGAACCTTTTTGGAAACCTCCTGACATAGCATTTGGCCCAATCTGGTCAACTATTTTTATTTTGTCTGGCGTAGCTTGGGTGGCAGCCAAATATTGCACTTTAGATGCCGCGATTCTGAGTCGCTTGAATATTCTATTTTGGGTAAATGGTTTACTCAATATCCTTTGGAGTGTTCTATATTTTCGCTTACAAAGACCCGACTGGTCTTTATATGAATCGGTATTTCTATGGCTTTCAGTGCTCGCCATATTGCTGACCATTAAAAAGATTTCCCCTAAATATAGTCTTTATATGCTGCCCCATTTAATATGGGTGAGTATTGCCATTGTTTTAAATTGGGACACGGTTCGACTGAATGGGCCCTTCACCTAA
- the dxs gene encoding 1-deoxy-D-xylulose-5-phosphate synthase: MLKATNLLHTINSSQELKQLEESQLPLLADELREFILQSVASTGGHLSSNLGTVELAIALHYVFDTPEDRIVWDVGHQSYAHKILTGRREMMPSLRQFGGLSGFPKRSESPYDAFGTAHSSTSISAALGMAVASKVKGEKRNVIAVIGDGSMSAGMAYEGLNNAGVDKSIPLIVILNDNEMSISPAVGALNRYLAKLISGSLYGATKKGLDKMLSYTPPLREFAKRLEGHAKGMIGPATIFEEFGFDYYGPIDGHNLADLIVTLSNLKKIAQTDGPQFLHIVTKKGKGYERAESNPISYHGPGKFNPSEGLKPSAVSKKTYTEVFGEWLCDMAKQDERLIGITPAMREGSGLVQFEEQFPNRYFDVGIAEQHAVTFAAGIACEGLKPVVAIYSTFLQRGYDQLIHDVTLQNLPIVFAIDRAGMVGADGPTHAGVFDIAFLRCLPNLVVMTPSNQADCRNMLTTAFSLDSPSVVRYPRGSGEGPEASRTLEIIPVGKGSIARRIKSAETVEKKIAFVCFGPLLYSALKAAEELDATVADMRFVKPLDEALLLDLAKNHDALVFIEDSAIQGGAGSACLEVLSRHHFQIPTLQIGLPDEYVEHGDINLLLDLYGLSPKKILIKVQEHFQLTL; the protein is encoded by the coding sequence ATGCTTAAGGCGACTAACTTACTTCATACAATTAATTCTTCACAAGAATTAAAGCAGCTCGAAGAGTCTCAATTGCCACTATTGGCAGATGAGCTACGTGAATTTATCCTTCAATCTGTTGCCAGTACTGGTGGGCATCTGTCGTCCAATTTAGGAACAGTGGAGCTAGCAATTGCTCTGCATTATGTTTTTGATACGCCTGAAGATCGGATTGTTTGGGATGTCGGGCATCAAAGTTACGCCCATAAAATTTTGACTGGGCGCAGAGAGATGATGCCAAGTTTGCGTCAGTTTGGAGGTTTATCGGGGTTTCCGAAACGCTCAGAAAGTCCATACGATGCTTTTGGCACGGCACATTCATCCACTAGTATTTCAGCGGCTCTTGGGATGGCGGTGGCTAGCAAAGTTAAAGGGGAAAAGCGGAATGTAATAGCAGTGATTGGCGATGGCTCAATGAGCGCTGGCATGGCCTATGAAGGCTTAAATAATGCTGGCGTTGATAAGTCGATCCCCCTAATCGTGATTCTGAATGACAACGAAATGTCGATTTCTCCGGCTGTTGGAGCCCTTAATCGATATTTAGCAAAACTCATTAGTGGTTCTCTTTATGGTGCGACTAAAAAAGGCTTGGATAAGATGCTTTCCTATACGCCTCCATTAAGAGAGTTTGCTAAAAGACTTGAAGGTCATGCAAAGGGGATGATTGGTCCAGCCACTATTTTTGAAGAGTTTGGTTTTGACTACTATGGCCCAATCGATGGTCATAATCTCGCTGATCTCATTGTCACCCTGAGTAATTTGAAAAAAATTGCCCAGACCGATGGCCCACAATTTTTGCATATCGTTACCAAAAAAGGCAAAGGATACGAGAGGGCAGAGTCTAATCCGATTTCATATCATGGTCCCGGAAAATTTAATCCCAGTGAAGGCCTCAAGCCTTCTGCAGTAAGTAAAAAAACCTACACCGAAGTCTTTGGTGAGTGGCTTTGTGATATGGCTAAACAAGATGAACGTCTTATTGGTATCACGCCAGCAATGCGTGAAGGTTCTGGTTTAGTTCAGTTTGAAGAGCAATTTCCTAATCGTTACTTTGATGTTGGAATCGCAGAGCAGCATGCGGTTACTTTTGCAGCGGGTATTGCGTGCGAAGGATTAAAGCCAGTAGTGGCAATCTACTCTACCTTTTTACAAAGAGGTTACGACCAACTCATACACGATGTGACTTTGCAGAACTTGCCAATCGTCTTTGCGATTGACCGAGCTGGCATGGTTGGTGCAGACGGACCAACTCATGCCGGTGTATTTGATATCGCTTTTTTAAGATGCCTACCGAATTTAGTCGTCATGACGCCATCAAATCAGGCGGATTGTAGAAATATGCTGACGACTGCTTTTAGTTTGGATAGTCCCTCCGTAGTGCGCTATCCACGAGGATCTGGAGAGGGCCCAGAGGCATCTCGGACACTCGAGATCATTCCTGTTGGAAAGGGATCTATTGCTCGTCGGATAAAAAGTGCAGAAACCGTTGAAAAAAAGATTGCCTTTGTTTGCTTTGGCCCATTGCTCTACAGTGCGCTGAAAGCAGCAGAAGAGCTTGATGCCACTGTTGCTGATATGCGCTTTGTGAAGCCCTTGGACGAAGCCTTGCTGCTTGATCTTGCAAAAAATCATGATGCTTTGGTTTTTATTGAAGACAGCGCAATTCAGGGGGGAGCAGGTAGCGCTTGTTTGGAGGTGCTATCAAGGCACCATTTTCAGATACCGACCTTGCAAATTGGCTTACCTGATGAGTACGTCGAGCATGGTGATATCAATCTGCTCTTAGATTTATATGGACTATCCCCTAAGAAAATCCTGATCAAAGTACAAGAGCATTTTCAATTAACACTCTAA
- the hemA gene encoding glutamyl-tRNA reductase: MQILNLGVNHHTAPIDIRERVAIAPEHLQDSLLDLRNHLKGKYSDLTPEVAILSTCNRMEIYCAANDATYPDHYLEERTFDWLTSQKRLQGDALKPYIYSAKETDAVKHVFRVSCGMDSMVLGETQILGQMKKAVELADQVGTLGPFLKPLFHKTFSVAKAVRSSTDIGTHSVSMAGASVRLAERIFGDLKNSKILFIGAGEMIQLCASHFAGKRPKEIAISNRTVDRGDEMARVFAAKGLQTDSFPLQSLPTRLHDFDVIVSCTASALPIIGMGMIKTALKARNSRPIVLIDLAVPRDIEPEIRSLKDAYLYSVDDLGGVVNEGRNIRELSMANAEIIIDKGVSEFFQILQKRTLVPIIQSLQTTAERLKEIELEKAVRRIKKGEDPVEVLSIMAQALANKFMHAPINALQNSPNNEIEDFKRILSSIYSQK, translated from the coding sequence ATGCAAATACTGAATCTTGGTGTCAATCATCACACTGCTCCAATTGATATTCGGGAGAGGGTTGCTATTGCCCCAGAGCATTTACAGGATTCCTTATTGGATCTTCGTAATCATTTGAAGGGGAAGTATTCCGATTTGACGCCAGAGGTAGCCATTTTATCTACCTGCAACCGCATGGAAATTTATTGTGCAGCTAATGACGCTACTTATCCTGATCATTATTTAGAGGAGCGCACTTTTGATTGGCTGACATCTCAAAAGCGTTTGCAGGGCGATGCATTGAAGCCATATATTTATTCTGCAAAAGAGACTGATGCAGTAAAGCACGTATTTAGAGTGAGCTGTGGAATGGACTCCATGGTTTTGGGGGAGACTCAAATACTGGGTCAAATGAAGAAGGCTGTGGAGTTAGCAGACCAAGTAGGCACACTCGGGCCGTTTCTAAAACCTTTATTTCATAAAACTTTTTCAGTTGCTAAAGCGGTTCGATCATCAACAGATATTGGTACGCATTCAGTATCCATGGCTGGTGCCTCTGTTCGCCTAGCAGAAAGAATTTTTGGCGACCTCAAGAACTCCAAAATTTTATTTATTGGTGCAGGTGAGATGATTCAGCTATGCGCCTCCCACTTTGCCGGTAAAAGGCCAAAAGAAATTGCAATCAGCAACCGCACAGTTGATCGTGGCGATGAGATGGCAAGGGTTTTTGCTGCAAAAGGTTTGCAAACAGATTCCTTTCCACTGCAATCCTTGCCAACTCGCCTACATGATTTTGATGTGATTGTTTCCTGCACTGCAAGTGCATTGCCCATCATTGGTATGGGCATGATTAAAACAGCCTTAAAAGCCAGAAATAGTAGGCCGATTGTATTGATTGATTTAGCAGTGCCGCGTGATATCGAGCCAGAGATTCGATCCCTGAAAGATGCCTACCTCTATTCAGTAGATGACTTAGGTGGCGTTGTTAATGAAGGTCGCAATATCCGCGAACTTTCAATGGCGAATGCTGAAATCATTATTGACAAAGGTGTCAGTGAATTTTTTCAGATACTCCAAAAAAGAACGCTTGTACCGATTATTCAATCCTTGCAGACTACTGCAGAGCGTCTCAAAGAAATTGAATTGGAAAAAGCAGTACGTCGTATTAAAAAGGGTGAAGACCCGGTTGAGGTTTTATCCATCATGGCTCAGGCCTTGGCCAACAAATTTATGCATGCCCCTATTAACGCATTACAAAATTCACCGAACAATGAGATTGAAGACTTTAAACGAATCCTCTCTAGTATCTACTCTCAAAAATAA